The segment ATCGGAAATGACGTATCTCTCTTTTATAATGACTTTACCGCAGCGGCGGGTATTGAGGGAGTGTCCAAGGATGCGGTAAAACAGGCGGCTAAGAAAAATCAGAATCCGCTTCAGAGGGCTATTGCAGTTCTGGCAGAGATTTTCGCTCCTCTGATTCCTGCTATCATTACAGGAGGTCTGATCCTGGGCTTTAGAAACTGTATTGACAGCCTTTACCTGTTTGAAAACGGGACAAAGACACTCTGCGATTTAAGCCAGTTCTGGGCGGGCGTCGACTCATTTTTATGGCTCATTGGAGAGGCTGTGTTCCATGTGGGAATTCCGGTTGGAATCTGCTGGTCGGTGGCCAAGAAGATGGGAACGACGGAGATGCTGGGCATCGTCATGGGACTTACCCTTGTTTCCAGTCAGCTGTTAAATGCCTACAGTGTGGCAGGCACGGCTGCGGCAGAGATTCCCAAGTGGGATTTTGGCTTTTTCCAGATCAATATGATCGGTTATCAGGCGCAGGTAATTCCGGCTATGCTGGCGGCCTTTACCCTGGCCTATCTGGAGCGCTTTTTTAAGAAGATTGTGCCCCAGGCCATTTCCATGATAGTCGTGCCCTTCTTAAGCCTTCTGCTGGCAGTGATGGCGGCTCACTGGGTGCTGGGACCCATTGGCTGGAAGATCGGCTCTGCCATCTCTTCCGTGGTTTATGCGGGGATTACAGGCAGCTTTAAGGTGGTGTTCGCGGCAATTTTCGGTTTTGCCTATGCACCTCTTGTCATTACGGGACTTCACCATATGTCCAATGCCATTGACCTTCAGCTCTGCGCTGACTATGGCGGAACTATGCTCTGGCCCATGATTGCTCTCTCCAATATTGCGCAGGGCTCGGCCGTTCTCGCCATGATCCGTCTTCAGAAAAAGAACACCAGGGCACAGGAGGTCAATGTTCCGGCCTGCATTTCCTGCTATCTGGGTGTGACAGAGCCTGCAATTTTCGGCGTCAACCTGAAATATACCTTCCCATTTATCTGCGGCATGATTGGCTCCGCTGCGGCAGCCGTGATTTCAGTGGCAACAGGCACCACGGCCAATGCAGTGGGAGTGGGAGGACTTCCAGGCATCCTGTCTATTCAGGTGGCCTCCATGCCGACCTTTGCCATTGCCATGGCGGCTGCCATCGTCATTCCGTTTATCCTGACCATGCTGGCAGGACAGAAGAAACTGTCAGCGGCTGACAGAGGAACGGAGGAAGGGCTGGCAGCAGAGGAGGACAAAAAAGACAGAGCAGAGCTCCAGAGCGGCGAGAAGGAGCCTAAAAAAGGTGCAGAGGTTTGTAAAAACGCGGACAGTGGGAATGGAAACGGCAAAGAAAAGGAGCATCTTGTGGCATACCTTTCCGGTAAGGTGATCCCGATTGAGGAAGTCGGAGACGGTGTGTTCTCAGCTAAAATCCTGGGAGACGGAATCGCCATCGAGCCGGAGAGCGATACAGTGGTGGCTCCTGCCAGGGTCACGGTTGCCGTGCTGATGCAGGAGTCCAGGCACGCAGTGGGACTTGTGATGGAGGATGGAAGAGAGCTTCTGATCCATGTGGGGCTTGACACGGTGCAGATGAACGGTGACGGTTTTGAGTATCTGGTAAACCAGGGGGATGTGGTGGAGGCAGGAACGCCCCTCATCCGATTTGACCGGGACAAGATTCAGAAAGCCGGAAAGCGGGCTGTTACTATTATGGCTGTGACAGACGGCACCGGCCGGGGAGCTTTAAGCTACAGAACCGGAATGGATGCACAGGCCGGAGAAACCGTTGTGGCAGAGATTGAGGAATAGAAAATCAGAGGAGAGGACAGATGAACAGCTTTAAGGATAAGGTGATATATCAGATTTACCCTAAATCCTTCCGGGATACAGATGGGGACGGACTGGGTGATTTAAGGGGAGTGACGGAAAAACTCGACTACATTCAATTTCTCGGAGCCGATTACATTTGGCTGACACCGTTTTTCATTTCTCCGCAGAATGACAACGGATACGATGTGGCGGATTATCTGTCTGTGGACCCCAGATACGGCACCATGGAGGACTTTGAGGAACTCTCGCGGGAGGCAAAAAAGAGGGGAATCGGTCTGATGCTGGACATGGTGTTTAACCACACCTCCACCGAGCATGAATGGTTTAAAAAGGCTCTGGCAGGAGATCCGGAATATATGGACTACTATATTTTCAGGGATGGGAAGGGGCAGGAACCGCCCACCAACTGGGTATCCAAATTCGGAGGAAATGCGTGGCAGTACGTGCCGGAACTGAAAAAGTGGTACCTCCACCTGTTTGATGTGACGCAGGCCGACCTGAACTGGGAAAACTCGAAGGTCAGGGAGGAGCTTAAAAAGGTGCTCCGTTTCTGGAAAGATAAGGGGGTGGAGGGATTTCGGTTTGACGTGGTAAACCTGATCTCAAAACCGGACTGCTTTCAGAACGACGAGGAGGGAGACGGCCGCCGCTTTTACACAGATGGGCCGAGAGTTCACGAGTATTTGAAGGAGCTGGTGCGGGATTCCGGCATTGACGGCATGGTGACAGTGGGAGAGATGTCTTCCACCACTCTGGAAAACTGCATCCGCTACTCTAACCCAGCGGAGCATGAGCTTTCCATGTGCTTTAACTTCCACCACCTGAAGGTGGATTACAGGAATGGAAATAAATGGGAACTGAAAGAGCCAGACCTGCAGGCGCTTAAGCAGCTGTTTAAGACCTGGCAGGAGGGGATGGAGGAGCATGGCGGCTGGAATGCCGTTTTCTGGTGCAACCACGATCAGCCCAGAATTGTGACCCGGTTTGGAGATGACAGGAAATATTGGAAAGAGTCGGCCAAAATGCTCGGGGCTTTTATCCACCTGCTGCGGGGAACTCCGTATATCTACCAGGGCGAGGAGATTGGCATGACAGATCCTCACTACCATGACATCAGCCGCTATCGTGATGTGGAGAGCCTGAATTACTACAGGATTATGCTTTCCGAGGGGAAGACAGAGGAAGAGGCCCTGAAGATTCTCGAGGCCCGCTCCCGGGACAACAGCCGTACGCCCATGCAGTGGAGCAGCGGGAAAAACGCAGGATTTTCCGAGGCAGAGCCGTGGATTAGCCTGCCGGACAATTATGAGACGATCAATGTGGAGGCCCAGAGAGAAGATAAGACTTCTGTCCTGAACTTTTACCGCAGGCTGATCCGTCTGCGAAAAGAGCACAGCGTCATCTCGGAAGGCTCCGTACGGTTCCTGGAGACGGGAAATGAAAAGGTAATTGGCTATGTCAGGGAGAATTCTCAGGAAAAGCTGACAGTGCTCTGCAATTTTTCAGGTATGTGCCAGGAATTCGAGGGTGCGAAGCAGGAGTACAGCAAAAAGGCCCGCCTGCTTGTCGGAAACTGGGAGGCAGAAACAGCACCGGCTGCCGGGACGGACAGCGCAGAGCCTGCTAAGACGCCGCTCCGGCCGTTTGAGGTGAGAGCGCTCCTGGAAGAGAAGAAGGCGTAACAGCCTAAGGAGGCAGAAGGAAATCAGCCGGCAGGCATAGGAGAGTCAAGGCAGAGAGCCAGGCAGAAAAATATACAGGCGCCGCCGGAGAAAGGGCCGGATCAGGCATAGAAAATTCAGGTAAAAAGAAGCTGCAAATAGAAAAAATCAATAAGTAAAACAGTACCTCAGAACAAAAATAATCAAAGTCCAGTCGGGCGGGAGCATTCCTGAAAAATGCAGAAAATGCAGGAAATATAAGGGATTGCTCCCGCCCGACTGGGCTTCTGGAAGAAAAAATCAGGGAAGCTCTCCCACGAAAAAACTTTCCAATTCAGAAAAAATCCCTTTCCCTCCCCCCAGAAACTCCCCCCTGTACAGCCGAAGGACTTATGGTATAATGGCCGCAGAGCGGGCATTATACCTGCGCCGAGCCGCTGGCGCCCGAAGGGAACCAAAACACCACTGCGGCGAGTGCGCAACCCTCGGAGAGAATAGCATATCCGAAGGATATGACATAATGGCCGCAGAGCGGGCATTATACCTGCGCCGAGCCGCTGGCGCCCGAAGGGAGCCAAAACACCACTGCGGCGAGTGCGCAACCCTCGGAGAGAATAGCATATCCGAAGGATATGACATAATGGCCGCAGAGCGGGCATTATACCTGCGCAAACCGGTTTCAGCATTCACTGCTGAAAGCCGGGCGCCTAAGTTTTGCCGGAGGCTGCAGCTTTCAGCTTCCGGCATCAGATGGAATTTTAAAGACAGAGGGGAAATAAGATAGCTGTGAAAACAGCTGTTTCATAAAAGATACCAGGGAGGGGAAAACAGCATGATGAAACTGCCGGAAAATTTTGTTACATACGATGAGGCGAGAAAAGCAGGATTTATAAAGATGAAGGAGTTAAAGGAACAGGGGGCGAGAGTGGTAGGGATCTTCTGTTCCTTCGTGCCGGTAGAAATCCTGATGGCAGCGGGGGCCGTGAGCGCATCTCTTTGCGCCTCCAGTGAACAGCCGATCACTGCGGCTGAGACGAAGCTGCCCCGCAACCTCTGTCCTCTGATTAAGGCCAGCTATGGCTTTGCTCTGACAGATACCTGTCCGTATTTCTATTTCGCTGATCTGATTGTAGGTGAAACGACCTGCGACGGAAAGACGAAGATGTTTGAGCTGATGAACGAGCTGAAGGAAACCTATGTGATGCAGCTTCCGTCGGGGAGAAATGAGAGAGCGCTCAAGGCATGGAAGGAAGAAATCATCGCACTGAAGGAGAAGCTGGAGGATTTTTACGGAATTGAAATCACAGAGGAGGACATTCGCCAGGCAATCCGTATAAAAAACAGGGAGCGCCGCTCCATGCTGCGGTTTATGGAGCTTGGCAAGCTGAATCCGGCTCCCATTTCCGGCTATGAGATTGGAACCCGGGCCGATTCCCTGGCCTTTAACTTTGATATGGAGGAGAGAATCCGCCTGGTAGATGAGAGAACAGAGGAGGTTCTCAGGGACTGGGAAGAGAACTACAAAGGAAAGCCGTCGGATCGCCCGAGGATTCTTGTGACAGGCTGCCCCAATGCAGGAGTCAGAGACAAGATTATAAAGACAGTGGAAGAGATGGGCGCTGATGTGGTGGCTTTTGATTCCTGCAGCGGCACGAGAGAAAAAGTGGAGCTGGTAGATGAAAATCTTCCTGTATTTGATGCCCTGGCAAAGAAGTATCTGAATATTAACTGCTCTGTCATGAGCCCCAATACCAGCCGTATGGGTTATATAAAAGATATGATCCGGGACTATCAGGCTGATGCGGTAATTGAGATCATTCTTCAGTCCTGCCATACCTATAATATCGAGGCGCATTTTGTCAAAAGGGCAGTGGAGGAAGAAAATATTCCTTATCTGATGCTTGAGACAGATTATTCACGCTCTGATCAGGGCCAGATTGCCACAAGACTTGAGGCACTTCTGGAAACGCTGCACGGATAAAGAAGCAGAGGGCAGAAACAGAAATGCAAAGCTCATGGGAACAGGGATAAAGAAGGCCGGGATGCTGAGGCTTATAGAAAAAAACGATAGATAATCTCTGCAGATGCAAATTTTGAATGGCGAATCGTTGCAGGAATCTTGAATTTGCAGGGCATCCTGCTTATACTGGGAGAGAATGGACTGCAGATGCAGTCATGTGAGAAGCACAGGAATCAGAAGGACTGTTTTCTGTGCCGTCAGGAAACAAAGGAGACAGACAAAAGGAGAAGTACTATGAAAAAGAAATTTGCAGGTGCAGTGGCGGCGGCAGTTCTGGCGGCAGCAGTGACCGGCTGTTCAGGAAGCGCTGATACTGCAAAGGAAACGAAAGAGACAGCAGCTCAGACACAGGCAGAGACAGACGCACAGGCCTCTGAGAGCGCAGATGCAGCAGAGGAAAAAAGCGATCTGGCAGGAACGGAAATTACCGTTATGGTTCCGGACTGGGGAAATCCAGGAGAAGAGCTGCTTGCCCAGTTTACAGAGGAAACGGGAATCAGCGTAGTGATGAACGAAGTGAGCTGGGATGACATCCGGGATAAGGTATCCATTGCAGCAGTTGGCGGCAAGGCGGCAGCTGACGTAATCGAGGTAGACTGGTCCTGGGTCGGCGAGATGAACAGTGCAGGCTGGTTAGAGCCGATTGAGATGAGCGAGGAGGACATGGCCGACATGCCGTCCATGGAAACCTTTATGATTGACGGACAGATTCTGGCCGTTCCCTATGCCAATGATTACCGGATTGCCTACTATAATAAAGAGCATTTCGCACAGGCCGGGATTGACAAGGCTCCAGAGACATGGGATGAGGTTTACGAGGCCATGAAGGCTATCAAGGAGCAGGGAATCACAGAATATCCCTATGCAATGCCGATGAATGCCGACGAGTCTGCGACTACCTCTATGATGTGGATGGCATTTGCGAGAAACGGAGTTGTGTTCAACGACGACAATACACTGAATGAGGAGTCTGTATTAGACGCTCTTACCTTTGAAAACCAGATGGTTCAGGAGGGCTACACGGATCCAGCCATCAAGACAGCCACAGGAATGGATGTTTACAGAAAGATCACATCCGGGGAAGCAAGCTTCATGGTGGGCCCCACAAAATTTGTGCGCTTCTCCTCTGATCCCAACGAGTGCAGTGTGGTAGGAGATGTGGTTCCGATCATGCTTCCCGGAAAGGACAAAACGGCAGCTCAGACAATGCCTCTTCCGGAGGCTGTCGGTGTTTCCAGCTTCTCTGAGAACAAGGAAGCAGCCATGGAGTTTGTAAAATGGTACAGCTCACCGGAAACACAGAAGGCTCTCTATACAGCCAACGGCTCCATCCCCACCAGAAACAGCGTGCTGGAGGCTCTGATCGAGGACGGAACTATCACAAATCCTGGAGCGATGCTCGATATGGCCAAGCTCATCAAGTCCCCGTTCCCCAACGGTGTGCCGGACTACTATGCAGAGATGAGCAATACAATCTTCAACAACATCAACCGTATGGTGCTGGGAGAGCAGACGCCTGAGGAGGCATTTGCAGCCATGAATGAAAAGGTAAATGAACTGGCAAAATAAAAGAATCGGGAGTATAATGGAAAGGCACGGCAAAACGGCGATGCCAGACACATAAGAAACTGGTTTTAAGATACTGACACGAAAAAAGGGGATGCTGTGAGAGCCTTTCAGGAGGGCTTTTACGGCATCCCTTTTGATTGAAGGAGAATACAGAATGAGGAAAAAGAAGTCAGATGCCCTTCTCCCCTACGCGCTGCTGCTTCCTGCTGCGCTTTTGATGATCATGCTGGTATTCTATCCGGTGGCTGTGACCTTTACGTACAGCCTAAAGGAGATGAAGCTGACAGCTCCCCAGAACACCCACTTTATAGGTGCGGAAAATTACATTGAGATATTAAAATCCAGGGAATTCTGGTATGTGTTTCAGAACACAGCCTATCTGCTCGTTTTGGTAGCCGGCCTTACGACTGTATTTGGACTTCTGGTGTCCCTGATCTTAAATGCGGACACAAAGATTTCCGGACTTCTCACAGCCGCTGCCATTCTTCCCTGGGCCATGCCGCCCATTGTAAACGGCATAATCTGGAGGTTTGTGTTTCATTCCGGCTACGGGTTCATGAATAAGCTCCTGCTGATGCTGGGCCTCATAGATGCTCCCATCGAGTGGCTGGCTGACCGCTGGCTGCTTCTTACGGTAGCAGGAATTGTAGCTGCGTGGCGGAGCATTCCCTTCTGCGCTATTGTCTGTCTTTCAGGACTAAGAACCATCCCGGAAGAACTTTACGAGGCGGCAAAACTGGATGGCTGCGGACGGATCGAATCCTTTTTTCACATAACGCTTCCGCTTTCCAGACCCTTTGTGCTTATCGGTCTTACCTCTGCCTCCATCACCGCCGTCAACCTGTTTGACGAGATTGTGGCCCTGTCCGGCTACAGTGATCTGGGAAAGAACCTCTTGATTCAAAACTATCTTACCACCTTCTCCTTTATGAACTATGGAAGAGGAAGTGCCTATACCTATCTGATTATGCTTCTCGCTGCAGTGCTGGGCTTTTTCTATCTCAGAAGTATGAACCAGGAGGAACAGGGCAGAGACAGAGGGGAAGAAAAGAAGAGAAAGAAAACAGCCCATGCCGGTTCGGACAGCCCATGGGGAGAGGAGGGGTAACGTGAAAAGACAGTCCCAAAAGAGCCGCTCCCTCAAGCGGCAGCCCTGGTATTACTGGGCGTCAGCGGCCGTTCTTCTTATTTTGACGCTGGGGCCCTTTGTCTGGGCGTTTATCGTATCCGTTACACCGGAGTATGAGATGTTTACCAATACAAAAAATATGCTGCCTGAAACCTTCGTCTGGAGCAATTACGAAAACCTGTTCAGCATGACTACAAGCCACAGTATCCGCCTGTTCAGAGGTCTCAAAAATTCCCTGACGGCGGCAGCGGTGACCCTTGTCATCGGAGTTCCCCTGGCGCTGATCACGGCATATACCCTCACCAAGATGGAATTCCCGGGGAGAAAATGGTTCAAGAATGCACTTCTGATCACGATGGTGATCCCTGTATTTGCGACCATCATTCCTCTGTTCCGGATTTTTGTGGAGCATGATCTGTTAGACCGCCAGTTCTGGCTGGCTCTGGTCTATGTGAGTTCCTTTCTGCCCATGAGCACCTGGCTGATGTGCAATTATTTTTCCACCATACCAAGAGAAATTCTGGAGGCGGCCAGAGTGGATGGCTGCGGAAATCTGGGAACATTTTTTCGGATTGTACTTCCCGTTTCCGGGCCTGTGATTCTGGCCTGCTCGCTCATTATGTTTCTGAGCGCGTGGAACCAGTTCCAGATTCCGCTGATTCTGGCATCCTCCCTGGAGACAAAGCCGGCTGCCATCGTTACCAGCGAATTTATGACAAAGGATTCCATTCAGTATGGTCTGACAGCTGCCGGAGGTCTGATCGCCATCATCCCGCCGGCTGTCCTGGCACTTCTGTTCAGACGATTTCTGGTAAGCGGAATGATGGGAGGAGCTGCAAAGGGATAATGAGTGAAATTATTAAATAAATATAAACCGTCCCAATTTTCTTGACAGCAGTAAAAAAAGTAAATATAATAACACCGTAACATATTTAACAATTATGTAACAATTAGAAAGAAAAAGTTAATAACTTTTGAAAAATACAAGTGGACGGAAACGAAAGCATTAGAAGATAAGACGGTGTGAGAGAAAAGTCACGGCTGCGGGCCGAATAAAGATGTCAGGAGTTTCGGGATGATTAAAAGTAAAGGATTAAAGCTGTTGGGAATGTTTTGCGTTTGTTCTGCTGTGTGTCTGATGAATCCGGCTGCAGCCAGAGCTGATGAGGCACAGACG is part of the Clostridium sp. M62/1 genome and harbors:
- the treP gene encoding PTS system trehalose-specific EIIBC component, whose product is MGKYTEDSRQLLELVGGRENIAAVSHCMTRMRFVLNDPKKADVEKIEALKAVKGSFTQAGQFQVIIGNDVSLFYNDFTAAAGIEGVSKDAVKQAAKKNQNPLQRAIAVLAEIFAPLIPAIITGGLILGFRNCIDSLYLFENGTKTLCDLSQFWAGVDSFLWLIGEAVFHVGIPVGICWSVAKKMGTTEMLGIVMGLTLVSSQLLNAYSVAGTAAAEIPKWDFGFFQINMIGYQAQVIPAMLAAFTLAYLERFFKKIVPQAISMIVVPFLSLLLAVMAAHWVLGPIGWKIGSAISSVVYAGITGSFKVVFAAIFGFAYAPLVITGLHHMSNAIDLQLCADYGGTMLWPMIALSNIAQGSAVLAMIRLQKKNTRAQEVNVPACISCYLGVTEPAIFGVNLKYTFPFICGMIGSAAAAVISVATGTTANAVGVGGLPGILSIQVASMPTFAIAMAAAIVIPFILTMLAGQKKLSAADRGTEEGLAAEEDKKDRAELQSGEKEPKKGAEVCKNADSGNGNGKEKEHLVAYLSGKVIPIEEVGDGVFSAKILGDGIAIEPESDTVVAPARVTVAVLMQESRHAVGLVMEDGRELLIHVGLDTVQMNGDGFEYLVNQGDVVEAGTPLIRFDRDKIQKAGKRAVTIMAVTDGTGRGALSYRTGMDAQAGETVVAEIEE
- the treC gene encoding alpha,alpha-phosphotrehalase, translating into MNSFKDKVIYQIYPKSFRDTDGDGLGDLRGVTEKLDYIQFLGADYIWLTPFFISPQNDNGYDVADYLSVDPRYGTMEDFEELSREAKKRGIGLMLDMVFNHTSTEHEWFKKALAGDPEYMDYYIFRDGKGQEPPTNWVSKFGGNAWQYVPELKKWYLHLFDVTQADLNWENSKVREELKKVLRFWKDKGVEGFRFDVVNLISKPDCFQNDEEGDGRRFYTDGPRVHEYLKELVRDSGIDGMVTVGEMSSTTLENCIRYSNPAEHELSMCFNFHHLKVDYRNGNKWELKEPDLQALKQLFKTWQEGMEEHGGWNAVFWCNHDQPRIVTRFGDDRKYWKESAKMLGAFIHLLRGTPYIYQGEEIGMTDPHYHDISRYRDVESLNYYRIMLSEGKTEEEALKILEARSRDNSRTPMQWSSGKNAGFSEAEPWISLPDNYETINVEAQREDKTSVLNFYRRLIRLRKEHSVISEGSVRFLETGNEKVIGYVRENSQEKLTVLCNFSGMCQEFEGAKQEYSKKARLLVGNWEAETAPAAGTDSAEPAKTPLRPFEVRALLEEKKA
- a CDS encoding carbohydrate ABC transporter permease, coding for MKRQSQKSRSLKRQPWYYWASAAVLLILTLGPFVWAFIVSVTPEYEMFTNTKNMLPETFVWSNYENLFSMTTSHSIRLFRGLKNSLTAAAVTLVIGVPLALITAYTLTKMEFPGRKWFKNALLITMVIPVFATIIPLFRIFVEHDLLDRQFWLALVYVSSFLPMSTWLMCNYFSTIPREILEAARVDGCGNLGTFFRIVLPVSGPVILACSLIMFLSAWNQFQIPLILASSLETKPAAIVTSEFMTKDSIQYGLTAAGGLIAIIPPAVLALLFRRFLVSGMMGGAAKG
- a CDS encoding double-cubane-cluster-containing anaerobic reductase; its protein translation is MMKLPENFVTYDEARKAGFIKMKELKEQGARVVGIFCSFVPVEILMAAGAVSASLCASSEQPITAAETKLPRNLCPLIKASYGFALTDTCPYFYFADLIVGETTCDGKTKMFELMNELKETYVMQLPSGRNERALKAWKEEIIALKEKLEDFYGIEITEEDIRQAIRIKNRERRSMLRFMELGKLNPAPISGYEIGTRADSLAFNFDMEERIRLVDERTEEVLRDWEENYKGKPSDRPRILVTGCPNAGVRDKIIKTVEEMGADVVAFDSCSGTREKVELVDENLPVFDALAKKYLNINCSVMSPNTSRMGYIKDMIRDYQADAVIEIILQSCHTYNIEAHFVKRAVEEENIPYLMLETDYSRSDQGQIATRLEALLETLHG
- a CDS encoding carbohydrate ABC transporter permease, which gives rise to MRKKKSDALLPYALLLPAALLMIMLVFYPVAVTFTYSLKEMKLTAPQNTHFIGAENYIEILKSREFWYVFQNTAYLLVLVAGLTTVFGLLVSLILNADTKISGLLTAAAILPWAMPPIVNGIIWRFVFHSGYGFMNKLLLMLGLIDAPIEWLADRWLLLTVAGIVAAWRSIPFCAIVCLSGLRTIPEELYEAAKLDGCGRIESFFHITLPLSRPFVLIGLTSASITAVNLFDEIVALSGYSDLGKNLLIQNYLTTFSFMNYGRGSAYTYLIMLLAAVLGFFYLRSMNQEEQGRDRGEEKKRKKTAHAGSDSPWGEEG
- a CDS encoding ABC transporter substrate-binding protein, giving the protein MKKKFAGAVAAAVLAAAVTGCSGSADTAKETKETAAQTQAETDAQASESADAAEEKSDLAGTEITVMVPDWGNPGEELLAQFTEETGISVVMNEVSWDDIRDKVSIAAVGGKAAADVIEVDWSWVGEMNSAGWLEPIEMSEEDMADMPSMETFMIDGQILAVPYANDYRIAYYNKEHFAQAGIDKAPETWDEVYEAMKAIKEQGITEYPYAMPMNADESATTSMMWMAFARNGVVFNDDNTLNEESVLDALTFENQMVQEGYTDPAIKTATGMDVYRKITSGEASFMVGPTKFVRFSSDPNECSVVGDVVPIMLPGKDKTAAQTMPLPEAVGVSSFSENKEAAMEFVKWYSSPETQKALYTANGSIPTRNSVLEALIEDGTITNPGAMLDMAKLIKSPFPNGVPDYYAEMSNTIFNNINRMVLGEQTPEEAFAAMNEKVNELAK